The sequence below is a genomic window from Halosolutus gelatinilyticus.
CCGCACCGGACGGATCTCTCTGTGCAGAGTGTGGCTTCTGCGACGAAGCGTTCCGTGACCTGTTCCCGTTTAACCAGGCCTTCCTTCGCCGAATCTACACGGGCTTAGACGAAAGTCAGCAGTCACCGCGGGAGTATATTATGGAGATCTTCGAAGTTCTGGAAGAGTGGTATGAGGGTCATGCCAAAGCACCCTCAAGCGCAAGCTCCCTCCGACGGCTTCGGAATACCGTATCCGCGGCAGACGAAGTGTACGAAGAGGCCGAAGAGTTTGCGGACTTAGCGAAATGGTACGGTAGCGTTGAAGATGATCAAATCACGGTTGATCGGCGCTTTGCGGAAGCGTTCCACCTTCTAGAAGACGGGGCCCCTGCCGTTGTCGATGTAACCGATGACGGTATCATCATTCCCAGTGCGGGGGTTTCCCCCTCTGAGCCGGAAATACAGAGCGCACAGACGGAAGAAGACGACGAGGAGTCGTCTAGTACCGACCAAACAACGACACCGGAGAAGAGTCGTGTCGAGAAGCTAATCGAGAAACACAACGGCTTAGTGGATTCTTGGCTCGAAAATCCAGAAGAATACGCTAAGACAAACCGCTTCATCCGACAGGGGCTCAGGGATGCTATCGAACATCTCACCGACGGGTTCAAACTTTACGAAGGGACCAAACTCGAATATCGACTTAGCAGTCAGAAGGATCCGTTCGTCTACGTTGAGAGTGATGACTCACCAGAAATAGATCAGATTCTGCTTGACAGACGTGACTTCAGAAGATCTGACCTCCGGAAGATACTCAAATACGGAATCCGCCGGGTAGAGGAACCGCGGAGTGCTGACGTTGATTCGCTTCTCACAGAGTGCGGGACTCAGTTGATGTACTACGCCCTACAGTGGCGTCAAATGCTGATTGAGGAATATCTTAACGGGGAGAAGGTGTTCTACAAAGGGAGTGCAGATTATGACTTCACGGACTTCGTCTTAGCTACATACGTTCATCTGGTGATGCTTGACTCTCCGTGGCGCAACATCGATGCGACCGTGATTAATGAACGCTTCAGTGAGGACGACGCTTTCTCGGTTGATCTGCATCTCGAAGAACAGATTACTGAGATCCTCTCGCAGGAAGAGTACGATCACATCAAGACAGCGATGGACTCCGCCGATCACATCGAAGCTATGGTGGGAAAACTACTGGGCGTCTCCGGGGGGAGTCTAGACGTTCCGAAGATCCGGAGACGGCTGGGTCGGAACCCGTCGTACGAGGTTCTCGACATGCTCGGTCGGCAATACATCGCAGAGATAGATAGCCGCGTTCGATTCGGACAGGAGGCTTATGTCCGGTCGATTGCGGATACGATGTACGACGTACGCCAAGCTCTCGAAGAGGTAGCGGACCACGGCTACGACCGTGAACTGATAGAGGAAATCAACTCGGAATTCTCCACGCTCAATATGACCCGAGTTTCCGAACTCGTGTCTAATCTCAGAACCTATGATAACGTGAATCCAGATCTCCAACAGGAGCTGGCGAAGTTTGTTGATTTCTCTCAGGCAGACATCGATATGGCTGTTGAGGCCGCTGATACTGCTGATACTCTCCGTATGGAAAACACCCAAGATCAGATTCAGGCAGCACTGATCTCTCTGAAGTTGGCAGCTACACCAGTCGTGAAACGGTTCCGTTCTGTTCCGATCGATGGTGCGAGCAGTAACGGTGGACACAGGGGAGGTCTCGGTGAGCGGTTCAAGGAGGTGAGCGATCACTATGTCAGCTAATTCCAGTACGTTTCAGGAACAGCTAAAGACGATTTACGAACAGCACCGGCGACAAGGCCTGGAATCAGAACTAGACGAGCTCGCAGAAACGATGGAGGAAACAATTCTCGAACGAGTTCTTGCTGAAGCCTTCTTCCGGACTGAAGTTAAGATAGACTCTGAGGCGAAACACGCGGTCGAAGAGGCTCGATCTCTGTTAGAACAGGACGATTACGATGCTCTCGCAGAACAACTTCCCGAGACCCGCGAAGCTGTCGAAGCTCAACGGAGGGAGGTCAACAACTTCGTTCACCAAGCGAGAATCGACGTCCACAACACTGTCCGAGGCATGATTCGGTTGAACCAGCGGGTTGAGCGGGTAGACCAAGACAAGTTAGATGCGCTCGATACCCTCCTCGATAACTGGAACTGGGAGGCACAGATTGAGGGGGGTCAAATCAACCAGCGGAAAGAGGAGGCCAGAGAGTACGGTCACTTCATGCGTCAATCACTAGAGGAGGCAAAGGACGCTCTGTTTGGCCCATACCGGGATACACCGCTTGATGATCTCGTTGACCGGTTATTAGACGACGAACGGCTAACGTTGGCAGCGCTCTCGGAAGAGGAGCTCACTCGTCTCTATGAGTCGGATCTCGCAGAATATCTCGAAGTGACTCTCTCGTAATCGCCTCTTGTGGAAAGATTGATTGCGGCATCGTGTCCATCTCCAACAAATCGACTACATGAAGTACTTTGATCGGAACTCGAATGCCTCACGAATCCCTGGTGATATCCGACCACTGATTCGCGGTTTTCTCTCAAACACCCAGATATTTGATGCTGATCAAGACAATCCTCCCCACATCACGGATGCTGTCAAGTACACACAGAGGCCACAGGATCGACGAGCCACGAGTAAATACACTGGTGACGATCAGTTCGTTGCTGATATCATCGAACTCTTCGATTTCAAGCCACTCGACTTTCAGGTCGAAAGCTGGCAGCTGATCCGCGACCTCGATGCGGATCGACGGTCATCCAACAACTCTCGTGGCGCGATCTTCTCGGCACCCACTGGCTTTGGAAAGACAGAAGCGTTCCTCGGCCCACTCTATCAGCTATTAGCAGAGGATCAACAGGACTTGGCAATCGTCGTCTATCCGAGTCGGGCACTCTTACAGGACCAACTCGGACGGATTCTAGAACATCTGTACAAACTTAGAACGGAGCACGATACTAGCCTTTCTGTTGGGGTCTGGACCGGTAACACGCCGTATACGTCATCAGAGGTTGAAAGAGAAGGCGCGTTTTTCGCTAATCAGCATGGTACGCGTCGATTCAAGCTCGCAGATTGCTGGTGCGGAGACGACGGAACTCACTCATTCACCTACCAAGGAGGAAGTTCAACTTACCGACTGGTTTGCGAGAACAATGATGCACACTCCTTCTCTGACCGGGAGATCCTGCTTAATCGGACTGATATCAAAAATCAGCCTGGACCTGACATTCTTCTGACGACGTTAGAATCCCTGGAGCTGTTCTCACTCAAACCGAACTACAACATCATTGATCGGGCCGATACGATTGTATTCGACGAAGTACACCTGTACACCGGGCTCAGAG
It includes:
- a CDS encoding ATP-binding protein, with the translated sequence MSSSEEIPGGPLWCPHFQKIDERTLRQLFSKVAAVRSENRELFDFTHRRIEVFRGTSTEDTEKWGEERVYQLFSEDELGNFVVVIEGEVGTGKSELCAYLSHQLNDDGRPILHIDKDDDLMSILSERIPEFYQEHFEEPLPGASEFKQLRDDITNNPQTVANNATSGALLNLGRQGYETTHTREDEEAIRDFIQEKLQLLVERGEYAREIKFITEGEYKQQEELRVFPDHVAADEAVESFNKELWREIRDRYDTASLDDVLEYVGSQFEDTRPVIVFEDFAIASMEAERLRNYMERDKPDDNWDFVVAGTRDSTEVLHTRTAEDRFEFFQTNKGHSKNVLFLDESSAVDFARPYLGYIKAHDDSVRYDRENGDFELLPAPDGSLCAECGFCDEAFRDLFPFNQAFLRRIYTGLDESQQSPREYIMEIFEVLEEWYEGHAKAPSSASSLRRLRNTVSAADEVYEEAEEFADLAKWYGSVEDDQITVDRRFAEAFHLLEDGAPAVVDVTDDGIIIPSAGVSPSEPEIQSAQTEEDDEESSSTDQTTTPEKSRVEKLIEKHNGLVDSWLENPEEYAKTNRFIRQGLRDAIEHLTDGFKLYEGTKLEYRLSSQKDPFVYVESDDSPEIDQILLDRRDFRRSDLRKILKYGIRRVEEPRSADVDSLLTECGTQLMYYALQWRQMLIEEYLNGEKVFYKGSADYDFTDFVLATYVHLVMLDSPWRNIDATVINERFSEDDAFSVDLHLEEQITEILSQEEYDHIKTAMDSADHIEAMVGKLLGVSGGSLDVPKIRRRLGRNPSYEVLDMLGRQYIAEIDSRVRFGQEAYVRSIADTMYDVRQALEEVADHGYDRELIEEINSEFSTLNMTRVSELVSNLRTYDNVNPDLQQELAKFVDFSQADIDMAVEAADTADTLRMENTQDQIQAALISLKLAATPVVKRFRSVPIDGASSNGGHRGGLGERFKEVSDHYVS